The Brachionichthys hirsutus isolate HB-005 chromosome 11, CSIRO-AGI_Bhir_v1, whole genome shotgun sequence genome includes a window with the following:
- the pcp4b gene encoding calmodulin regulator protein PCP4, with protein MSERQGSGAMAGNKKTSAAQDASKTDVPEDFDIDMGDPETEKAAVAIQSQFRKFQKKKNRDEKS; from the exons ATGAGCGAG AGACAAGGATCTGGAGCAATGGCTGGCAACAAGAAGACTTCTGCGGCACAAG ATGCGTCCAAGACGGACGTCCCGGAGGACTTTGACATCGACATGGGAGACCCCGAGACTGAAAAGGCGGCGGTCGCCATCCAGTCCCAGTTCAGGAAgttccagaagaagaagaaccgtGACGAGAAGTCCTAG